In the genome of Ananas comosus cultivar F153 linkage group 11, ASM154086v1, whole genome shotgun sequence, one region contains:
- the LOC109717180 gene encoding receptor-like protein 51 has protein sequence TPGLWVSRLRNLTLLSLVDVPVLVSAPSIVISQMPHLLALTLSRANLSGPLPHHWHCLRLAHLDLSSNRLTGPVPTSIDLLASLRSIDLSSNSLSGPLPDSFGDLLALRNASLSNNSFSGPIPASFAALSALARLDLSSNQFNGSIPASLSELRGLRVLNLENNNFQGVIPFNASFVARLESFKVRGNANLCYNKTLLSPKLKLGVAPCDRYGLPLSPPPQRATRSDSSDYAEDGDGDDDDNGGGKGSDGGGRHGPNRLVLGVAIGLSCLVFLVIFLVCLSKVCR, from the coding sequence acNCCGGGGCTCTGGGTCTCCCGCCTCCGCaacctcaccctcctctccctcgTCGACGTCCCCGTCCTCGTCTCCGCCCCCTCCATCGTCATCTCCCAGATGCCCCACCTCCTCGCCCTCACCCTCTCCCGCGCCAACCTCTCCGGGCCCCTCCCCCACCACTGGCACTGCCTCCGCCTCGCCCACCTCGACCTCTCCTCCAACCGCCTCACCGGCCCCGTCCCCACCTCCATCGACCTCCTCGCCTCGCTCCGCTCCATCGACCTCAGCTCCAACTCCCTCTCCGGACCCCTCCCCGACTCCTTCGGAGACCTCCTCGCCCTCAGAAACGCGTCTCTCTCCAACAACTCCTTCTCCGGCCCCATCCCCGCCTCCTTCGCCGCGCTCTCCGCCCTCGCCCGCCTCGATCTCAGCTCCAACCAGTTCAACGGGAGCATACCCGCCTCCCTCTCCGAGCTGCGGGGGCTCAGGGTGCTCAACTTGGAGAACAACAACTTCCAGGGAGTGATCCCCTTCAACGCCTCCTTCGTGGCGCGGCTCGAGTCCTTCAAGGTGCGGGGGAACGCCAACCTCTGCTACAACAAAACGCTGCTCTCGCCCAAGCTCAAGCTCGGCGTCGCGCCCTGCGATCGCTACGGCCTCCCGctgtcgccgccgccgcagcgggCGACAAGGTCGGACTCCTCGGACTACGCGGAGGACGGCgatggcgacgacgacgacaatggCGGGGGCAAGGGTTCGGATGGCGGAGGACGCCATGGGCCGAACAGGCTCGTGCTCGGAGTGGCCATAGGTTTGTCTTGTTTGGTGTTCTTGGTCATCTTCCTTGTTTGCCTCTCTAAAGTTTGCCGATGA
- the LOC109716955 gene encoding forkhead box protein L2-like isoform X2 codes for MPSSSDASAAAAAAAGEDGRKGRSKEAAVAKAVGFFVFSGIALSVVKGLIPHHSHPRPPPPPPPPPPPPPPPQLPEPSKLDEGFARESCSDRVVVIEKGDTLWGLATRYGVSVDAIKQANGVNNDTIYAGKKLIIP; via the exons ATgccctcctcctccgacgcctccgccgccgccgccgccgccgccggagaagaTGGCCGGAAGGGCCGATCAAAAGAAGCCGCCGTGGCGAAGGCGGTGGGCTTCTTCGTCTTCTCCGGTATCGCACTCAGCGTCGTCAAAGGTCTCATCCCCCACCACTCGCATCCTcgaccacctcctcctcctcctcctcctcctcctcccccaccaCCTCCTCAACTTCCTGAGCCCTCTAAG CTTGACGAGGGTTTCGCTAGAGAATCATGCTCAGATCGGGTCGTTGTGATCGAAAAGGGAGATACCCTCTGGGGTCTCGCTACGAGATACGGG GTCTCCGTCGACGCCATCAAACAAGCTAATGGTGTTAACAATGACACGATATATGCCGGAAAGAAGCTGATCATACCTTAA
- the LOC109716955 gene encoding forkhead box protein L2-like isoform X1, with protein MPSSSDASAAAAAAAGEDGRKGRSKEAAVAKAVGFFVFSGIALSVVKGLIPHHSHPRPPPPPPPPPPPPPPPQLPEPSKVSTHKPKLDEGFARESCSDRVVVIEKGDTLWGLATRYGVSVDAIKQANGVNNDTIYAGKKLIIP; from the exons ATgccctcctcctccgacgcctccgccgccgccgccgccgccgccggagaagaTGGCCGGAAGGGCCGATCAAAAGAAGCCGCCGTGGCGAAGGCGGTGGGCTTCTTCGTCTTCTCCGGTATCGCACTCAGCGTCGTCAAAGGTCTCATCCCCCACCACTCGCATCCTcgaccacctcctcctcctcctcctcctcctcctcccccaccaCCTCCTCAACTTCCTGAGCCCTCTAAG GTTTCTACTCATAAACCCAAGCTTGACGAGGGTTTCGCTAGAGAATCATGCTCAGATCGGGTCGTTGTGATCGAAAAGGGAGATACCCTCTGGGGTCTCGCTACGAGATACGGG GTCTCCGTCGACGCCATCAAACAAGCTAATGGTGTTAACAATGACACGATATATGCCGGAAAGAAGCTGATCATACCTTAA
- the LOC109717480 gene encoding uncharacterized protein LOC109717480 → MAQFLSPVRADSLLKFQNSSPTLVLGYGDRRRSSGEATRLGADRRRRVRRCVKVAAAAAAGRRGSSSSDDVADDYYAVLGVMPDATPQQIKKAYYNCMKACHPDFSGNDPDVTNFCMFVNEVYTVLSDPMQRMVYDEIHGYAATAINPFLDDSPPKDHTFVDEFCCIGCKNCANLAPDVFRIEEDFGRARVYCQSGNPDLVQQAIDSCPVDCIHWTSAAQLSLLEDEMRRVERVNVGLMLAGMGGSSIDVFRMASSRWEKRQAKVLEKVRIRMMKKDSDTSGSWSDVWRKSRSYENTEEGAKERAKRAAAAARRWREYSRRGADRPPTFKLPEAMSSKEQ, encoded by the exons ATGGCGCAATTCCTCTCCCCGGTGCGCGCCGATTCCCTTCTCAAGTTCCAGAACTCGTCGCCGACTTTAGTACTCGGCTACGGAGATCGGCGGCGGAGCTCGGGGGAGGCCACTAGGCTCGGGGCCGATCGGCGCCGCCGCGTGCGGAGATGCGTCAAggtcgccgcggcggcggcggcggggaggagGGGATCGAGCTCGTCGGATGATGTCGCCGATGATTACTATGCAGTCCTTGGAGTG ATGCCAGATGCCACCCCGCAACAAATAAAGAAAGCTTACTACAATTGCATGAAAGCATGCCATCCGGACTTTAGTGGGAATGATCCGGATGTGACTAACTTCTGTATGTTCGTCAACGAGGTCTATACG GTGCTCAGTGACCCTATGCAGCGTATGGTGTACGATGAAATTCATGGTTATGCGGCAACTGCTATCAACCCTTTCTTGGATGACAGTCCTCCCAAGGATCACACATTTGTTGATGAGTTTTGCTGCATAG GTTGTAAAAATTGTGCTAATTTGGCTCCTGATGTGTTCCGAATCGAGGAAGACTTTGGAAGAGCTAGAGTTTATTGCCAATCAGGGAATCCAGATCTAGTTCAACAAGCTATTGATAGTTG CCCAGTTGATTGCATTCACTGGACTTCTGCTGCACAACTTTCGCTCCTTGAAGATGAAATGCGCAGAGTGGAGAGAGTAAAT GTTGGCCTAATGCTTGCGGGCATGGGAGGCTCATCTATTGATGTATTTCGCATG GCAAGTTCGCGGTGGGAAAAGCGACAAGCAAAAGTCTTG GAAAAGGTTAGGATTCGAATGATGAAGAAAGATTCTGATACAAGTGGGTCTTGGAGTGATGTTTGGAGAAAGTCGAGAAGTTACGAAAATACAG AAGAGGGAGCAAAGGAGAGAGCAAAGagagctgcagcagcagcaagaagGTGGAGAGAGTACTCGAGGAGAGGAGCAGATAGACCTCCGACATTCAAACTTCCAGAGGCGATGTCCAGCAAAGAACAATGA